In Brachyhypopomus gauderio isolate BG-103 unplaced genomic scaffold, BGAUD_0.2 sc75, whole genome shotgun sequence, the following proteins share a genomic window:
- the LOC143491451 gene encoding zinc finger BED domain-containing protein 4-like, giving the protein MSAVWSYFRLEGEKSNTAECNVCHASVSRGGSRSDKFNTTNLIKHLQKHHGKEYTEFIEASNAKKKNVSHQQTLLENIQKREKLPPESNKAKLITEKIVEFVVLDDQPLSVVENVGFQRLMEHLEPRYVLPNRQFISAQAVPDKYKQVCKFISECLQSVPSLSLTTDIWSSDVCPLSLLSLTAQWIDSSFTLQKAVLHAKQFHGSHTGESIATALEEMLNVWKIPKSKVHVILRDNASNMIKAMDRLGLASLGCFAHTLQLVVNEGLLAQRNVSDALAIGRKIVGHFKHSPQAYSRLEDIQMELNMPLKRLMQDVRTRWNSTYHMIKSLTEQKRVLCAYSAEYELPATLSTQQWGLLEKVMTTLAPFEELTREVSSSSSSASDVIPIVCVLKRFLSRENEDDEGIKKMKSILLEAVNRRFRDVESEPLYTFATLLDPRYKDRCFTNIEASKQAKALLMVEVMKTEEVLRKTTADSSEPAEGASCSAALEPAKKTPRMDSARHSRLESIFDEMLKENTVESVSQLATTSARFEIQTYLSEPTIQRSDNSLLYWHVNQPRLPTLASTAAKFLCAPTTSVESERLFSTAAIIIDERRSRLTAEKAEMLIFLKKNLPLMLK; this is encoded by the exons ATGTCAGCAGTGTGGAGCTACTTCAGACTCGAAGGAGAAAAAAGCAATACCGCCGAGTGTAACGTGTGTCATGCAAGTGTCTCACGAGGTGGTAGTAGATCTGACAAGTTTAATACAACAAACTTGATTaaacacttacaaaaacaccacGGAAAGGAGTACACCGAATTTATCGAGGCCTCGAATGCTAAGAAGAAAAATGTTTCGCATCAACAAACGCTGCTGGAAAACATTCAAAAGCGCGAGAAACTCCCTCCGGAAAGCAACAAAGCAAAGCTGATAACGGAGAAAAttgttgaatttgttgtgcttgATGACCAGCCTCTTTCTGTTGTGGAAAATGTTGGTTTTCAACGCTTAATGGAACATTTGGAGCCACGCTACGTGCTGCCAAACCGGCAATTCATCTCGGCGCAAGCAGTCCCAGATAAGTACAAGCAAGTATGCAAGTTTATCTCTGAATGCTTGCAGAGCGTTCCCAGTTTAAGTTTAACAACTGATATCTGGAGCTCAGACGTGTGTCCATTGTCATTGCTAAGCCTGACAGCACAGTGGATAGACTCGAGTTTTACTTTACAAAAAGCAGTGTTGCACGCTAAACAGTTTCATGGTTCACACACGGGAGAGTCCATCGCTACAGCTTTGGAGGAAATGCTCAATGTATGGAAGATTCCGAAGAGCAAAGTCCATGTTATTTTACGAGACAATGCTAGCAATATGATAAAGGCAATGGACCGGCTCGGACTCGCAAGTTTAGGATGCTTCGCGCATACCTTGCAACTTGTGGTGAATGAGGGACTACTAGCGCAACGTAATGTAAGCGATGCCCTGGCAATTGGCAGAAAAATAGTGGGGCACTTCAAGCACTCACCACAGGCATATTCACGTTTGGAGGACATTCAAATGGAGCTGAATATGCCTCTGAAGCGTCTGATGCAAGATGTGCGAACAAGATGGAATAGCACATACCACATGATCAAGTCCCTCACTGAACAGAAACGAGTTTTGTGTGCATATTCCGCAGAGTATGAACTGCCAGCCACACTCAGTACACAGCAGTGGGGTTTACTGGAAAAGGTCATGACAACTCTCGCCCCCTTTGAGGAGTTAACACGGGAGGTAagctcctcatcctcatctgcATCTGATGTCATCCCGATTGTGTGTGTCCTCAAGCGATTTCTCTCGCGAGAAAACGAGGACGATGAAGGAATAAAGAAGATGAAAAGCATCCTTCTTGAGGCAGTTAACAGACGCTTTAGAGATGTAGAATCTGAGCCACTTTACACATTTGCAACGCTGCTAGATCCACGATATAAAGACAG ATGCTTCACAAATATTGAAGCCTCAAAACAAGCAAAAGCTCTTTTGATGGTAGAGGTgatgaagacagaggaagtgctGAGGAAAACCACAGCAGATTCCTCAGAGCCAGCAGAGGGGGCATCATGCTCAGCAGCCTTGGAACCAGCAAAGAAGACACCACGGATGGACTCTGCGAGACACAGCAGACTTGAAAGCATTTTTGATGAAATGCTGAAGGAGAACACTGTAGAATCTGTTTCTCAGTTAGCCACCACAAGTGCACGCTTTGAGATACAAACCTACCTCAGCGAGCCAACTATTCAGCGCTCGGACAATTCACTGCTATACTGGCATGTCAACCAACCTAGATTACCCACTCTGGCTTCTACAGCAGCTAAATTTCTATGTGCACCTACAACAagtgtggagagtgagagactCTTCAGTACAGCTGCCATCATTATTGATGAGAGGAGAAGCAGGCTGACAGCTGAGAAGGCCGAAATGCTGATCTTTCTAAAGAAGAACCTGCCTCTCATGTTAAAGTGA